In the genome of Desulfobaccales bacterium, one region contains:
- a CDS encoding MucR family transcriptional regulator, with amino-acid sequence MSSEVLKLTTEIVVSHVSLTELTPEQLVQEIKEVYNVLASLYGGGILEEPVSKKAEEAGVVKPSIPLKDIVKAKYVVCLECGKKLKTLKRHLLKSHGLVPKEYYQRYSLDPKKFPLVCKDYSEQRSKMAKDRGFGKK; translated from the coding sequence ATGTCCAGCGAAGTTCTGAAACTAACCACAGAGATTGTGGTTTCCCATGTTTCCTTAACCGAACTGACCCCTGAGCAATTGGTGCAAGAAATCAAAGAAGTCTACAATGTCTTGGCTTCTCTGTATGGCGGTGGAATTTTAGAGGAGCCGGTTTCTAAAAAAGCTGAAGAAGCTGGCGTTGTAAAACCTTCAATCCCCTTGAAAGATATCGTCAAAGCCAAATATGTGGTCTGCCTGGAATGCGGCAAAAAGCTGAAGACTTTGAAAAGACACCTGCTCAAGTCTCATGGGTTGGTCCCAAAAGAATATTACCAGCGCTATAGCCTAGACCCCAAGAAATTCCCGCTTGTGTGCAAGGACTATTCCGAGCAGCGTAGCAAAATGGCCAAAGATCGGGGATTTGGAAAGAAGTAA
- a CDS encoding ATP-binding protein has translation MVRKDGTLATAGILQVFKGTHASFDLEPLEGLYQALGKPEGGVEGILSTYFTKSPAPSLSMKDFAHYPNLSLLVRYVRQALKRREPGTNVLLYGSPGTGKTELARTLAQHVKARLFEVSTADDDGEALPGTQRLRGYLLSQRVLAHAPGCLLLFDEIDDVFPWPDFSLFRDIPHDNSRKGWTNRLLETNPVPAIWICNRLDGIDQAHVRRFDLIIEVPVPPLRAREKMLATRLGGLKVDTGRLRTLAANVHLAPAHIDKAAKVAQYCQPRNPEDTGKILKTVIDNAHKALNLRQGKGFGQPLDSSYSLAHVNADQDLQGLVTCCRRSPAVRLFLYGAPGSGKTAFVQYLGQVLGKPVLLRTASDLLRPYVGQTEREIAGMFAKAENQAAILFVDEVDGFFQDREQAHHSWEVTLVNEFLGELERFGGTFFGATNLK, from the coding sequence GTGGTGCGCAAAGACGGCACCCTCGCCACTGCTGGCATTCTCCAAGTGTTTAAAGGCACCCACGCCTCTTTTGATCTGGAGCCGTTGGAAGGCCTCTACCAAGCCTTAGGGAAGCCGGAAGGTGGGGTTGAGGGGATACTGTCGACATATTTTACCAAGTCTCCCGCGCCAAGCCTGTCAATGAAGGATTTTGCCCACTATCCCAATCTCAGCCTTTTGGTCCGATATGTCCGCCAGGCCTTGAAACGGCGGGAACCGGGGACCAACGTTTTGCTGTATGGCTCCCCTGGTACCGGCAAGACCGAATTGGCCAGGACCCTCGCCCAGCATGTCAAGGCCCGCCTGTTTGAAGTGAGCACCGCAGACGACGACGGCGAGGCTTTACCAGGAACCCAGCGGTTGCGGGGTTACCTCCTCAGCCAACGAGTGCTGGCTCATGCCCCCGGCTGTCTTTTGCTGTTTGACGAAATTGATGACGTCTTTCCCTGGCCCGATTTCTCACTATTTCGGGACATCCCCCATGACAACTCCCGGAAGGGTTGGACCAACCGCCTCTTGGAAACCAATCCGGTCCCGGCAATTTGGATTTGTAACAGACTGGACGGGATTGACCAGGCCCATGTCCGCCGGTTCGACTTAATCATCGAAGTCCCGGTGCCGCCTCTCCGGGCCCGAGAGAAAATGCTCGCAACCAGGCTGGGCGGCTTGAAGGTTGATACAGGCCGCCTTCGGACTCTGGCCGCAAACGTTCACCTCGCCCCCGCCCACATTGACAAAGCCGCTAAAGTAGCCCAGTATTGCCAGCCCAGGAACCCGGAAGACACCGGCAAAATCCTCAAAACCGTCATTGACAACGCCCACAAAGCGCTGAACTTGAGGCAGGGGAAAGGGTTTGGCCAACCGTTGGACTCTTCCTACAGCCTCGCCCATGTCAACGCTGACCAAGACTTGCAGGGGTTGGTCACCTGCTGCCGGCGTTCTCCCGCGGTACGACTCTTCCTTTATGGGGCGCCGGGGAGCGGTAAGACGGCTTTTGTCCAGTACTTGGGGCAAGTATTAGGGAAACCGGTGCTGCTCAGAACCGCTTCGGACCTGCTTCGGCCGTATGTCGGCCAAACCGAAAGGGAAATTGCCGGCATGTTCGCGAAGGCTGAAAACCAAGCCGCGATTCTCTTTGTCGATGAGGTCGACGGGTTCTTTCAGGACCGTGAGCAGGCCCACCACTCGTGGGAAGTGACCCTGGTTAATGAGTTTTTGGGGGAGCTTGAACGGTTTGGCGGGACCTTTTTCGGCGCCACCAATCTCAAATAG